ATGAGTACATCGTCTTCGTGACACGCTTGTCGACGAGGCTGGAACTTGCGAAGGCTTCGTTCCGGATCAGAGGTTTCCTCGCAGTCTTCTCCAGCGTCCAAGTCTCACCGTCGTTCAGCAGGCAGAAGATCCCCGCTGGCTGCTCTTGATCTTTCCCTGGGATCATTTCTAACGGATGCCAAATCTGGCACGACACTCCAAAACTCACGTCAGCGATGTACGGCTTGCCTTCGATCTCCACCAAGTTAATGAGGTGTGAATTGAAGGGGTTGAAGTCGTTTTTGAGAGTGTTGAAAACTTTACACCCCAGCGTGGTGTATTTGTAGCCCATCTCTCTGAGCACCCAGGAGAAGAGCTGATTGTTTTCACAGCACCATCCTCCACGACGGTTTCTCACAATCTTCTCATAGACGATCTGCAGGTCCATGGTGTTCCTCTCTCCACAGTGGATGCTGAGGTTCTCGAAGGGGACGCTCATCACGTGCAGCTTGTGGACGGTGCGGAGCGTGGCCAGGTCCGGTTTGTCATACACCCCGCTGAACCCGATCCTCCTGAAGTATTCCTGCAGATCCATTACGTTCCTGCAAAAGGAGGAAAGAACAAACTCTCGCCTCAAAATGTAACGATGACACTGTACACAGCCATGATGAACAAACAggtttcattttaattacaatACTGGGAAACATACCTTCAAGAAAACCTTCACATGTAGCCCCTGggaattttttttgcaaatccGGGTGAGGTCTGGATTAGGAATGAGAACAACCCAGAACAAACAGCATttagaaagagacagagttaACCTTTGGACCACTTAGACAGTAGCTAATGTTTAAAGACAGTTAAGATAAAACTTTGTGAATTATCTACACTGTGACTtttataatatgataatatgtGATAATTTCCATTGTCTGTACGGAGCAGACAgagtttttacacttttatgttttattatttatagaatTAATACACtgactataaaaaaaatgtttcaagcAAAAATGGAGTTtcctcctgttgttgttgtgtccatgttgatgattgaatgtcttcatcatgtcccactccacagtggaggttaatatgaagctcatatgtaaagtagacactcaggactttaagaatttgtgtttcagaaggatttctgttcaaattttaattaaatgtaaaaaaccCGGTGTCATCCATTAATGGTATTTCCCTCAGTTTGGGATTAAACCCAAtcaagtttaaattaaagttactattttatccctaatgagaagcctgaggtgacggtggtgaggaaaaactctctgtGATGATAtggggaagaaaccttgagaggaaccaggctcagaagggaacctcatcctcatttgggtgataccagacagtaaataatgtaaatgtaactaaatattgtcctttctacaacagcaaccatgAGGAACTAcgaggtcagtgtagtttctgagatcattatagacacttattccttgctgtcacaagctaacagatgtaatggcagatctgtgacggtgtgaaagtccccaagtggctctgtccacggctgtctcctggtcacaggctgtccacacagatccatacacagcatcagtgacaCCACTGactcccgggacataaagcgtccaaccacttcagtcagcaaacctgagggTGGTAAGgcaacagcatccaaacatcccagtacaccaaaaaCTCTATGTCCATGAACATTCCAAATCTTCTCCTTTACCTGCTCCTTTACCAAAtctggggctttgaaagaaaaagctccgccccctgttgtagccttta
This genomic window from Hemibagrus wyckioides isolate EC202008001 linkage group LG27, SWU_Hwy_1.0, whole genome shotgun sequence contains:
- the LOC131347725 gene encoding arylamine N-acetyltransferase, pineal gland isozyme NAT-10-like, whose protein sequence is MDLQEYFRRIGFSGVYDKPDLATLRTVHKLHVMSVPFENLSIHCGERNTMDLQIVYEKIVRNRRGGWCCENNQLFSWVLREMGYKYTTLGCKVFNTLKNDFNPFNSHLINLVEIEGKPYIADVSFGVSCQIWHPLEMIPGKDQEQPAGIFCLLNDGETWTLEKTARKPLIRNEAFASSSLVDKRVTKTMYSFLLIPRAIDHFMNTSEYLQTSPESLFTQKSICSLQTPTGFRALIGWTYSEITFKPEEDRDIIEMRDVADSEIETILKEKFNIVLVNKLTPINNKAAFKM